One Gossypium raimondii isolate GPD5lz chromosome 3, ASM2569854v1, whole genome shotgun sequence genomic window carries:
- the LOC105789880 gene encoding anther-specific protein LAT52-like isoform X2: MEEGLELVFHILASTSAPAPAPSSNQQMRFEVLGHVYCDTCRVEFETSISEPIPGATVRLECRNRTDEKITYQSPEITAGDKGNYKIQVTGDYEESDCDVMLVKSPRSDCNDPTEEWRKARVVLTTLDGVSGEIRFANNLGFKKKDALPECTKVLTEMGYFELQKELGSEAV; this comes from the exons CTTCAGCTCCAGCTCCAGCTCCATCATCCAATCAACAAATGAGATTCGAGGTCTTAGGTCATGTTTATTGCGACACTTGTCGTGTTGAATTTGAGACATCTATCAGCGAACCTATTCCCG GTGCAACGGTGAGGTTAGAATGTAGGAATCGTACCGACGAAAAGATCACTTATCAAAGTCCAGAAATAACGGCCGGTGATAAAGGAAACTATAAAATCCAAGTGACGGGCGATTATGAAGAATCAGATTGTGATGTAATGCTAGTGAAGAGTCCCAGATCAGATTGCAATGATCCCACCGAAGAGTGGAGGAAAGCCAGGGTGGTTCTCACCACATTGGATGGGGTTTCGGGTGAAATTCGCTTTGCCAACAACCTTGGGTTTAAAAAAAAGGACGCTCTTCCCGAATGTACCAAAGTTTTAACAGAAATGGGTTACTTTGAACTTCAAAAAGAACTTGGAAGCGAAGCTGTTTGA
- the LOC105789880 gene encoding anther-specific protein LAT52-like isoform X1, with product MAKASVISLLSLFICIFSSLSFAYASASAPAPAPSSNQQMRFEVLGHVYCDTCRVEFETSISEPIPGATVRLECRNRTDEKITYQSPEITAGDKGNYKIQVTGDYEESDCDVMLVKSPRSDCNDPTEEWRKARVVLTTLDGVSGEIRFANNLGFKKKDALPECTKVLTEMGYFELQKELGSEAV from the exons atggcAAAAGCTTCTGTGATCTCCCttctttccttatttatttgcaTTTTCTCCTCACTCAGCTTTGCCTATGCTTCAGCTTCAGCTCCAGCTCCAGCTCCATCATCCAATCAACAAATGAGATTCGAGGTCTTAGGTCATGTTTATTGCGACACTTGTCGTGTTGAATTTGAGACATCTATCAGCGAACCTATTCCCG GTGCAACGGTGAGGTTAGAATGTAGGAATCGTACCGACGAAAAGATCACTTATCAAAGTCCAGAAATAACGGCCGGTGATAAAGGAAACTATAAAATCCAAGTGACGGGCGATTATGAAGAATCAGATTGTGATGTAATGCTAGTGAAGAGTCCCAGATCAGATTGCAATGATCCCACCGAAGAGTGGAGGAAAGCCAGGGTGGTTCTCACCACATTGGATGGGGTTTCGGGTGAAATTCGCTTTGCCAACAACCTTGGGTTTAAAAAAAAGGACGCTCTTCCCGAATGTACCAAAGTTTTAACAGAAATGGGTTACTTTGAACTTCAAAAAGAACTTGGAAGCGAAGCTGTTTGA